In one window of Saprospiraceae bacterium DNA:
- the ung gene encoding uracil-DNA glycosylase yields the protein MVQVNIEESWKALLLHEFDSDYFKNLTTFIKSEIAQGKIIYPPGKLIFNAFNLCRFDMLKVVILGQDPYHGPGEAMGLSFSVPKGITIPPSLLNIYKELQREFGYPIPKHGDLTSWADQGVLLLNASLTVVHKSPNSHKASGWAQFTDAVIKHISNRKQNVVFMLWGNFAKSKNQLIDKSKHLILESAHPSPLAGNAFSGNDHFIKANHYLKTHGIKEIRWKIPD from the coding sequence ATGGTTCAAGTAAATATAGAAGAATCCTGGAAAGCTCTTTTACTCCATGAATTTGATTCTGACTATTTCAAAAACCTGACCACTTTTATCAAATCGGAAATTGCACAAGGAAAAATCATTTATCCACCGGGCAAATTGATCTTTAATGCCTTCAATTTATGCCGGTTTGATATGCTCAAAGTTGTCATTCTTGGCCAGGACCCTTACCACGGACCGGGAGAAGCCATGGGCTTGAGTTTTTCGGTGCCCAAAGGGATTACGATCCCTCCTTCCCTGCTTAATATTTACAAGGAGCTTCAAAGAGAATTTGGCTATCCGATACCCAAACATGGAGATCTGACGAGCTGGGCAGATCAGGGAGTTCTTTTATTAAATGCATCCTTAACGGTTGTTCATAAATCTCCGAATTCTCATAAAGCTTCGGGATGGGCACAGTTTACAGATGCCGTCATTAAACATATCAGCAATCGCAAACAAAATGTTGTTTTTATGTTATGGGGAAATTTTGCAAAATCAAAAAATCAATTGATAGACAAAAGCAAACATTTGATTCTGGAGAGTGCACATCCTTCTCCTTTGGCAGGGAATGCATTTTCAGGAAACGACCACTTCATCAAAGCCAACCATTACCTGAAAACACACGGCATAAAAGAAATCCGATGGAAAATTCCGGACTGA